A stretch of the Malus domestica chromosome 08, GDT2T_hap1 genome encodes the following:
- the LOC103420966 gene encoding eugenol synthase 2-like yields the protein MAEKSKILIIGGTGYIGKFVVEAGAKAGHRTFALVRETTVNDPAKANLIEKFKNLGVTLLYGDLYNHESLVKAIKQVDVVISTVGFLQTADQTKIIAAIKEAGNIKRFFPSEFGNDVDRVNAVEPAKSSFDAKVQIRRAIEAEGIPHTYVSSNCFAGYFLPSLAQPGATSPPRDKVTILGDGNPKAVFNKEEDIGTYTIRAVDDPRTLNKVLFLKPPQNIYSFNELVALWEKKIGKVLEKVYVPEDKLLKDIEAAPIPINVILAINHSVFVNGDQTKFEIEPSFGVEAYELYPDVKYTTVDEYLDQFV from the exons ATGGCTGAGAAGAGCAAGATTTTGATAATCGGAGGCACTGGCTATATCGGAAAGTTTGTCGTTGAAGCGGGCGCGAAGGCCGGGCATCGGACCTTTGCTCTGGTTAGAGAGACCACGGTCAACGACCCTGCTAAGGCTAATCTCATTGAGAAGTTCAAGAACTTGGGTGTCACTTTGCTCTAT GGAGATCTTTATAACCATGAGAGTTTGGTGAAGGCGATCAAACAGGTGGACGTTGTGATATCGACGGTGGGTTTCCTGCAAACTGCAGACCAAACCAAGATCATTGCAGCCATCAAAGAAGCTGGCAATATCAAG AGATTTTTCCCGTCGGAGTTTGGAAACGATGTGGATCGAGTGAATGCAGTTGAGCCAGCCAAATCTTCGTTTGACGCCAAGGTCCAAATCCGGCGTGCTATTGAGGCTGAGGGCATCCCCCACACTTATGTCTCCAGCAACTGCTTTGCTGGCTACTTTCTGCCATCATTGGCACAGCCAGGTGCCACTTCTCCACCCAGAGACAAGGTCACCATCTTAGGGGATGGAAATCCCAAAG CTGTCTTTAACAAGGAAGAGGACATAGGAACCTATACAATCAGGGCCGTTGATGATCCAAGAACATTGAACAAGGTCCTCTTCCTGAAGCCTCCCCAGAACATCTACTCATTCAATGAGCTTGTTGCTCTGTGGGAGAAGAAGATTGGCAAAGTCCTTGAAAAAGTCTATGTCCCAGAGGACAAACTTCTCAAGGATATTGAAG CGGCCCCAATTCCAATCAATGTGATATTAGCAATCAACCACTCAGTGTTTGTGAACGGAGATCAGACCAAGTTCGAAATCGAGCCGTCTTTTGGAGTCGAGGCTTATGAGCTCTACCCTGACGTGAAGTACACAACTGTGGACGAGTACCTCGATCAATTTGTTTGA
- the LOC103440471 gene encoding eugenol synthase 2 produces the protein MAEKSKILIIGGTGYIGKFVVEASAKAGHPTFALVRETTVNDPAKANLIEKFKNLGVTLLYGDLYNHESLVKAIKQVDVVISTVGFLQTADQTKIIAAIKEAGNIKRFFPSEFGNDVDRVNAVEPAKSSFDAKVQIRRAIEAEGIPHTYVSSNCFAGYFLPSLAQPGATSPPRDKVTILGDGNPKAVFNKEEDIGTYTIRAVDDPRTLNKVLFLKPPQNIYSFNELVALWEKKIGKVLEKVYVPEDKLLKDIEAAPIPINVILAINHSVFVNGDQTKFEIEPSFGVEAYELYPDVKYTTVDEYLDQFV, from the exons ATGGCTGAGAAGAGCAAGATTTTGATAATCGGTGGCACTGGCTACATCGGAAAGTTTGTCGTTGAAGCGAGCGCGAAGGCCGGGCATCCGACCTTTGCTCTGGTTAGAGAGACCACGGTCAACGATCCTGCTAAAGCTAATCTCATTGAGAAGTTCAAGAACTTGGGTGTCACTTTGCTCTAT GGAGATCTTTATAACCATGAGAGTTTGGTGAAGGCGATCAAACAGGTGGACGTTGTGATATCGACGGTGGGTTTCCTGCAAACTGCAGACCAAACCAAGATCATTGCAGCCATCAAAGAAGCTGGCAATATCAAG AGATTTTTCCCGTCGGAGTTTGGAAACGATGTGGATCGAGTGAATGCAGTTGAGCCAGCCAAATCTTCGTTTGACGCCAAGGTCCAAATCCGGCGTGCTATTGAGGCTGAGGGCATCCCCCACACTTATGTCTCCAGCAACTGCTTTGCTGGCTACTTTCTGCCGTCATTGGCACAGCCAGGTGCCACTTCTCCACCCAGAGACAAAGTCACCATCTTAGGGGATGGAAATCCCAAAG CTGTCTTTAACAAGGAAGAGGACATAGGAACCTATACAATCAGGGCCGTTGATGATCCAAGAACATTGAACAAGGTCCTCTTCCTGAAGCCTCCCCAGAACATCTACTCATTCAATGAGCTTGTTGCTCTGTGGGAGAAGAAGATTGGCAAAGTCCTTGAAAAAGTCTATGTCCCAGAGGACAAACTTCTCAAGGATATTGAAG CGGCCCCAATTCCAATCAATGTGATATTAGCAATCAACCACTCAGTGTTTGTGAACGGAGATCAGACCAAGTTCGAAATCGAGCCGTCGTTTGGAGTCGAGGCTTATGAGCTCTACCCTGATGTGAAGTACACAACTGTGGACGAGTACCTTGATCAATTTGTTTGA
- the LOC103428643 gene encoding gamma carbonic anhydrase 1, mitochondrial-like — protein sequence MGTLGRAIYTVGFWIRETGQAIDRLGSSLQGSYYFKEQLSRHRTLMNVFDKAPVVDKDVFVAPSASVIGDVQVGRGSSIWYGCVLRGDVNNIVVGSGTNIQDNSLVHVAKSNLNGKVLPTIIGDNVTVGHSAVIHGCTVEDEAFVGMGATLLDGVVVEKHAMVAAGSLVRQNTRIPSGEVWAGNPAKFLRNLTDEEKSFISQSATNYTNLAQVHAAENVKSFDEIEFEKALRKKYAHKDEEYDSMLGVVREIPPELILPDNVLPDKAAKDLK from the exons ATGGGGACTTTAGGACGAGCAATATACACCGTCGGATTTTGGATTCGGGAGACGGGCCAGGCCATTGATCGCCTTGGCAGCAGCCTTCAGGGCAGCTACTACTTCAAGGAGCAGC TGTCTCGACATAGAACTCTGATGAACGTATTCGATAAAGCTCCTGTGGTTGACAAAGATGTGTTTGTGGCGCCAAGTGCCTCCGTCATTGGCGATGTTCAAGTGGGAAGAGGGTCTTCTATTTGGTATGGATGTGTTTTGAGAG GTGATGTGAACAACATTGTTGTTGGATCTGGAACCAACATACAGGACAACTCCCTTGTTCATGTGGCGAAGTCTAATTTAAACGGGAAGGTGTTACCAACCATTATTGGAGATAATGTTACTGTAG GTCACAGTGCCGTTATACATGGCTGTACTGTTGAGGATGAGGCCTTTGTTGGTATGGGAGCCACTCTTCTTGATGGTGTCGTTGTTGAGAAACATGCCATGGTAGCTGCTGGATCCCTGGTGAGACAGAATACAAGGATCCCTAGTGGAGAG GTATGGGCAGGAAACCCAGCAAAATTCCTGAGGAATCTCACAGATGAAGAAAAATCCTTCATCTCCCAGTCAGCCACCAATTACACTAACCTTGCACAAGTCCATGCAGCTGAGAATGTGAAGTCGTTTGATGAGATTGAGTTTGAGAAGGCCCTCCGCAAGAAGTATGCACATAAGGACGAGGAGTACGACTCAATGCTGGGTGTTGTTCGTGAGATTCCCCCGGAACTTATTCTTCCCGATAATGTATTACCAGATAAAGCAGCAAAGGACCTAAAATGA
- the LOC114826434 gene encoding protein RER1B-like, which produces MEGVGGGDAGSAVAPLAKWRDELSRAFQYYLDRSTPNPVHRWLGTLAVVAVYVLRVFYVQGFYIVSYGLGIYILNLLIGFLSPKVDPELEALDGASLPTRGSDEFKPFIRRLPEFKFWYSITKAFCVAFLMTFFSVFDVPVFWPILLFYWVVLFTLTMKRQIMHMIKYKYVPFSIGKQRYTGKRPDAANSD; this is translated from the exons ATGGAAGGAGTTGGGGGCGGCGATGCTGGCTCGGCGGTGGCGCCGTTGGCAAAGTGGAGGGACGAATTGTCAAGGGCATTTCAGTACTACTTGGACCGATCGACCCCGAATCCGGTTCACAGGTGGCTGGGAACTCTTGCCGTGGTGGCGGTTTATGTGCTCCGAGTTTTCTATGTTCAAGGGTTCTACATTGTGTCATACGGCCTGGGAATTTATATCTTGAATCTGTTGATTGGGTTTCTGTCACCAAAGGTCGATCCGGAGCTCGAAGCGTTGGACGGGGCTTCGCTGCCAACCCGAGGTTCGGATGAGTTTAAGCCGTTCATTCGCCGCCTTCCCGAGTTCAAGTTCTG GTATTCCATTACAAAGGCTTTCTGTGTCGCTTTTCTGATGACCTTCTTCTCTGTGTTTGATGTCCCCGTTTTCTGGCCCATTCTCCTCTTTTATTGGGTCGTTCTTTTTACTCTTACAATGAAGCGCCAGATAATGCACATGATTAAGTACAAATATGTACCGTTCAGCATCGGAAAACAG AGGTATACAGGGAAGAGACCTGATGCAGCGAACTCAGACTGA
- the LOC114826388 gene encoding uncharacterized protein → MSGRTYVVIFFFWAALTVITPTLVFLSETSKPYLDSNGEEIEGTKGRRLIGIVGYESQRQPQVLPTTEAPTASPSLAQAPVSELKPGLKHGETSIVKVFIESLKFVINNTKFKLN, encoded by the exons ATGAGTGGGAGAACCTATGTtgtgatattcttcttctgGGCTGCTCTTACTGTCATcacccccacacttgtttttctttcaGAGACTTCCAAACCGTACTTGGATTCAAATG GTGAGGAAATTGAAGGAACCAAGGGTAGAAGACTGATTGGAATCGTAGGATATGAATCACAACGTCAACCACAAGTTCTGCCAACTACAGAAGCCCCTACAGCATCACCATCACTGGCGCAAGCTCCAGTTTCGGAACTAAAACCAGGTTTGAAGCATGGAGAAACCAGTATTGTAAAGGTCTTTATAGAGTCATTGAAATTTGTGATCAACAATACTAAGTTCAAGTTAAATTAA